A genomic window from Halorubrum lacusprofundi ATCC 49239 includes:
- a CDS encoding transcriptional regulator: METTRQRIADTLREGPATASDLGVTFSLPTPVVYDHVEHVSRSVEGDAELLVAPPECRDCGFDGFDDPINQPSRCPECKSERIEEPAFVIR, encoded by the coding sequence ATGGAGACGACCCGCCAGCGTATCGCCGACACCCTCCGCGAGGGGCCAGCGACTGCGAGCGACCTCGGGGTGACGTTTTCGCTGCCGACGCCCGTCGTGTACGACCACGTGGAGCACGTCTCGCGGTCGGTCGAGGGCGACGCGGAGCTGCTGGTCGCGCCGCCCGAGTGCCGCGACTGCGGCTTCGACGGCTTCGATGACCCGATCAACCAGCCCTCGCGGTGCCCGGAGTGTAAGAGCGAGCGGATCGAAGAGCCGGCGTTCGTAATTCGGTAG